A genomic region of Bradyrhizobium sp. ORS 278 contains the following coding sequences:
- a CDS encoding ABC transporter permease, producing MSTVAPTIEPAASARTSSIVALIGHTRYVLAENKVTGFAFGLLVVILFAAVLGPWIVPYDPLASDTASALKPPSAAHWFGTDQLGRDIFSRVVVATRLDTFIAVASVALVFFMGGLAGVAAGFFGGWTDRIVGRVADTIMAFPLFVLAMGIVAALGNTVQNIIIATAIVNFPLYARVARAEANVRRNAGFVQAARLSGNSEMRILLGHILPNIMPIMIVQMSLTMGYAILNAAGLSFIGLGVRPPTAEWGIMVAEGASFMVSGEWWIALFPGLALMIAVFCFNLLGDGLRDIVDPQRRT from the coding sequence ATGAGCACTGTCGCGCCGACCATTGAACCTGCCGCATCCGCCCGCACGTCCAGCATCGTGGCCCTGATCGGGCACACGCGCTACGTGCTCGCCGAAAACAAAGTCACCGGCTTCGCCTTCGGGCTGCTGGTGGTCATCTTGTTCGCGGCGGTCCTCGGGCCGTGGATCGTGCCTTATGACCCGTTGGCCAGCGATACGGCATCCGCATTGAAGCCGCCATCGGCGGCGCACTGGTTCGGCACCGATCAGCTCGGCCGTGACATCTTCAGCCGCGTCGTGGTCGCGACCCGGCTCGACACCTTCATCGCGGTGGCCTCGGTCGCGCTGGTGTTTTTCATGGGCGGCCTCGCCGGAGTCGCAGCCGGGTTCTTCGGCGGCTGGACCGACCGCATCGTCGGACGCGTCGCCGACACCATCATGGCGTTCCCGCTGTTCGTGCTGGCGATGGGCATCGTCGCCGCGCTCGGCAACACCGTGCAGAACATCATCATCGCCACCGCGATCGTGAACTTCCCACTATATGCGCGCGTCGCGCGCGCGGAAGCCAATGTCCGCCGCAATGCCGGCTTCGTGCAGGCGGCACGGCTGTCGGGCAACAGCGAGATGCGCATCTTGCTCGGCCACATCCTGCCCAACATCATGCCGATCATGATCGTGCAGATGTCGCTCACCATGGGCTACGCGATCCTCAACGCAGCGGGCCTGTCCTTCATCGGCCTCGGCGTGCGGCCGCCCACGGCGGAATGGGGCATCATGGTCGCCGAAGGCGCGTCCTTCATGGTGTCGGGGGAATGGTGGATCGCGCTGTTCCCCGGCCTGGCGCTGATGATCGCCGTGTTCTGCTTCAACCTGCTCGGCGACGGTCTGCGTGACATCGTCGACCCGCAGCGCAGGACGTGA
- a CDS encoding ABC transporter permease codes for MLSLVAKRLAFAIPSLIGVVIVTFLLTRALPGDPAAYFAGPAATKEAVEQIRKKLGFDKPLVEQFFRYTVDLAHGDLGSSLTTGQPVATEIRNRLPASAELTLLGLLVSVAIALPLGVLAATRPGSWIDHTCRVVTTAGVSLPVFFTGLVLVYVFYFRLGWSPAPLGRLDVFYSAPNSVTGFYLIDTLIAGDGEAFRSALSQLILPAATLAIFSLAPVARMTRASMLSVLSSEFVRTARASGLSPSTVTVTYAFRNAMLPVITTLSMVFSFLLGANVLVEKVFAWPGIGSYAVEALIASDFAPVQGFVLTMAVMYVVLNLVIDILYGVIDPRVRLEG; via the coding sequence ATGCTGAGCCTCGTCGCAAAGCGCCTCGCCTTCGCCATTCCGTCGCTGATCGGCGTCGTGATCGTCACCTTCCTGCTCACGCGCGCGCTGCCCGGCGATCCCGCCGCCTATTTCGCCGGCCCCGCCGCCACTAAGGAAGCCGTCGAGCAGATCCGCAAGAAGCTCGGCTTCGACAAGCCGCTGGTCGAGCAGTTCTTCCGCTACACCGTCGATCTCGCCCATGGGGATCTCGGCAGCTCGCTGACGACCGGCCAACCTGTCGCCACCGAAATTCGCAACCGCCTGCCGGCCTCGGCCGAACTGACACTGCTTGGCCTTCTGGTCTCGGTTGCAATTGCGCTGCCGCTCGGCGTGCTCGCGGCGACGCGGCCGGGGTCATGGATCGACCACACCTGTCGCGTCGTCACGACGGCCGGTGTTTCGCTGCCGGTGTTCTTCACCGGGCTCGTGCTGGTCTATGTGTTCTATTTCCGCCTCGGCTGGTCGCCAGCGCCGCTCGGCCGGCTCGACGTGTTCTACAGCGCGCCGAACAGCGTGACCGGGTTCTATCTGATCGATACGCTGATCGCTGGTGACGGCGAGGCGTTCCGCTCGGCGCTGAGCCAGCTGATTCTGCCCGCGGCGACGCTCGCGATCTTCTCGCTGGCGCCGGTCGCGCGCATGACACGGGCGTCGATGCTGTCGGTGCTGTCGTCGGAGTTCGTCCGCACCGCGCGCGCGTCCGGCCTGTCGCCCTCGACGGTCACCGTCACCTACGCCTTCCGCAACGCGATGCTGCCGGTGATCACGACCCTGTCCATGGTGTTCTCCTTCCTGCTCGGCGCCAATGTGCTGGTGGAAAAGGTGTTCGCCTGGCCTGGCATCGGCTCCTATGCAGTCGAGGCGCTGATCGCCTCCGACTTTGCGCCGGTGCAGGGCTTCGTGCTGACCATGGCGGTCATGTACGTCGTCCTCAACCTCGTCATCGACATTCTCTATGGCGTCATCGACCCGCGTGTGAGGTTGGAAGGATGA